A single region of the Prosthecobacter debontii genome encodes:
- a CDS encoding tetratricopeptide repeat protein → MAQASSNISADRGRVNVAALGTLCALAVVQVGLVGHAVWQEARHGNTDSVGKSPGVNAAPAAFLPTVSFSPPPVGQIAAPPSVSSPAPAVVSPAPAPVVSLAPPPIGSFTAPSLPASSAVVAPPAVASLAPPPQVPVAPPTLGAVPSASSAPLPPVMPGEKIASAAPPSAFGNQAATTTNDPAAGMALQEMIELAKQVRGLGDMQGALEVLRRADLQYPARPEVLAETAQCYETMGLPDKAASLWHQIEAMDPAQASGFRDLAKRRLSSPSSADRTAPSSSFLTGAEAGKMLSLGACQANRDPSVVNGEKVVLRIPILRHGNTQVDPSQVDIDVYFFDRVNGEKVAQTIADEPVSAWAAAPVDWSGIGEEPLDVTYFLPALTPGEIAAHGRRSYHGYVVRLYYQHKLQDVAAEPRDLLDFGSRMPSETAPGGVNPLLPPVTN, encoded by the coding sequence ATGGCTCAAGCCTCTTCCAATATCAGCGCTGACCGGGGCCGTGTGAATGTAGCGGCCCTGGGGACTCTCTGCGCTCTAGCGGTCGTTCAGGTCGGCCTCGTCGGACATGCGGTCTGGCAGGAGGCTCGCCATGGTAACACCGATTCGGTCGGCAAAAGCCCCGGCGTAAATGCCGCCCCGGCTGCCTTTTTACCCACAGTGAGCTTCAGCCCACCGCCGGTGGGGCAGATCGCAGCGCCGCCGTCGGTTTCATCGCCCGCTCCGGCGGTTGTTTCTCCAGCGCCCGCACCGGTGGTGAGCCTAGCACCGCCGCCCATTGGTTCTTTCACAGCCCCTTCATTGCCGGCATCCAGCGCCGTTGTTGCTCCGCCCGCAGTGGCTTCCTTGGCCCCACCTCCCCAGGTGCCTGTGGCTCCGCCAACCCTCGGTGCCGTTCCATCGGCGAGCTCAGCGCCGCTGCCGCCGGTAATGCCGGGAGAAAAAATCGCGTCAGCGGCTCCTCCGTCAGCCTTTGGTAATCAAGCCGCTACGACAACCAACGATCCAGCGGCGGGCATGGCCCTGCAAGAAATGATCGAGTTGGCAAAACAAGTGCGGGGGCTGGGAGACATGCAAGGAGCCCTGGAAGTGCTGAGACGCGCGGATTTGCAGTATCCAGCGCGGCCTGAAGTACTGGCGGAAACCGCCCAGTGCTATGAAACCATGGGCCTCCCCGACAAAGCGGCCAGCCTCTGGCACCAAATCGAAGCCATGGATCCCGCCCAGGCCTCCGGCTTCCGTGATTTGGCCAAACGCAGGCTGAGTTCTCCTTCCAGTGCCGATAGGACAGCCCCCTCCTCCAGTTTCTTGACAGGCGCTGAGGCAGGTAAAATGCTGTCTCTGGGGGCGTGTCAGGCCAACCGGGATCCCTCCGTGGTGAACGGGGAAAAAGTGGTCCTGCGCATCCCTATCCTACGTCATGGCAACACTCAGGTGGACCCTAGCCAAGTGGACATTGACGTTTATTTCTTTGACCGGGTGAACGGCGAGAAAGTCGCCCAAACCATTGCCGATGAACCCGTTTCCGCCTGGGCTGCTGCGCCTGTGGACTGGAGCGGCATCGGTGAAGAACCTCTTGATGTAACCTATTTCCTGCCGGCCCTCACACCGGGAGAGATAGCCGCCCATGGCCGCCGTTCTTATCACGGCTATGTGGTCCGGCTCTACTACCAGCACAAGCTCCAGGACGTGGCCGCAGAGCCGCGAGACCTCCTGGACTTCGGCTCACGCATGCCCTCCGAGACTGCCCCGGGCGGCGTGAACCCGCTGCTCCCCCCGGTGACGAACTGA
- a CDS encoding SUMF1/EgtB/PvdO family nonheme iron enzyme: MTILFLDANAATRGPRTDALQRQAGWNVHSVSSVMEARSWLNKAPSLDLLITEAIPSASGATGFDLRDDALGRFPLARVLFTTRYDLTGFESQIAGWPVLLDGPYSEEKLIAKVDAAMTNPPPPCCVELPPSITRGAMLGNYQVLERLTQETESETYRAIQVTVQRPVALVMLKPGLQSQPEALEGFRARVRLKASISHPRIAPLYEAGEVNGLLFYTRELPRGRNLEELQAAKEHLTERKIAELLFGVAEAMQYAVERGYHHRRLYPRDIYLDAENQASIVNIFRPAGSRPRAEKEEVAALLELVQPLASEGKARGLLATLADAGHDWSGLLDALDDVRDAMRERSIMRRIEAEEISAAKKETTPWWVWAGAAAALIAVFGLGNLAGIATPKGSPALKQEMVQIPAGPFVYQKKESLNLPTFWISKHEVTIGQYGDFLAALAKHPEKSFDHADQPKTKTTHTPPKWADTYAAAQAGATYNGQAIGLNTPVTQVDWWDAYAYAAWRGQRLPTEQEWEKAARGEKGFSFPWGNKPDKTAANLGDDYDANGKGGTVDGYNLWAPVDRKTLDVSPYGICDMEGNVSEWTASERKGEPWPAHPDYPDLRVPVVRGGHFALKGTNDLLITRYFAESASESTLARGFRTASDSPPAAKKK, encoded by the coding sequence ATGACGATCCTTTTTCTCGATGCCAATGCCGCAACGCGCGGCCCCAGAACCGATGCTCTCCAACGACAAGCTGGCTGGAATGTCCACTCGGTCTCCAGCGTCATGGAGGCGCGTTCATGGCTTAACAAAGCGCCCTCCCTTGATCTTCTAATCACTGAGGCCATTCCTTCCGCCAGCGGAGCGACGGGTTTCGATCTCCGCGACGACGCTCTGGGCCGCTTCCCGCTAGCGCGGGTGCTTTTCACCACTCGCTATGACCTGACCGGGTTTGAGTCCCAAATCGCCGGTTGGCCCGTGCTTCTGGACGGCCCTTACTCGGAGGAAAAGCTCATCGCCAAGGTGGACGCTGCGATGACCAATCCGCCACCGCCCTGCTGTGTGGAGCTTCCGCCTTCGATCACGCGCGGAGCCATGCTGGGGAATTACCAAGTGTTGGAACGCCTGACACAGGAAACCGAGTCGGAGACTTATCGTGCGATTCAGGTCACCGTTCAGCGTCCCGTGGCGTTGGTGATGCTCAAGCCGGGGCTGCAAAGCCAACCGGAAGCCTTGGAAGGTTTTCGGGCGCGTGTGCGTCTCAAGGCCTCCATTTCGCATCCGCGCATCGCCCCCCTCTACGAGGCGGGAGAGGTCAACGGCCTGCTGTTTTATACCCGCGAGCTGCCCCGTGGACGCAATCTGGAAGAGCTCCAAGCGGCCAAGGAACACCTCACCGAACGTAAGATTGCCGAGCTCCTCTTTGGCGTGGCGGAAGCCATGCAGTATGCGGTGGAGAGAGGGTATCATCACCGTCGTCTTTATCCGCGCGACATTTACCTCGATGCAGAAAATCAGGCCAGCATCGTGAACATCTTCCGCCCCGCGGGCAGTCGGCCGCGTGCTGAGAAAGAAGAAGTCGCCGCCTTGCTGGAGTTGGTGCAGCCCCTGGCCAGCGAAGGGAAAGCACGTGGATTGTTAGCCACTCTCGCCGACGCCGGGCATGATTGGTCGGGCCTGTTGGACGCTCTCGACGATGTGCGCGATGCCATGCGTGAGCGCAGCATCATGCGCCGGATCGAAGCGGAGGAGATCTCTGCCGCCAAGAAAGAAACGACCCCCTGGTGGGTCTGGGCAGGGGCCGCCGCAGCCCTCATCGCCGTTTTTGGACTCGGTAACCTCGCGGGCATCGCGACGCCGAAGGGCAGCCCGGCTCTGAAACAGGAAATGGTCCAGATCCCGGCAGGCCCGTTTGTGTATCAGAAAAAGGAAAGCCTTAACCTGCCGACCTTTTGGATCAGCAAGCACGAGGTCACCATCGGCCAATACGGAGATTTTTTGGCGGCTCTGGCCAAGCATCCCGAGAAGTCTTTCGATCACGCGGACCAGCCCAAAACCAAGACGACTCATACCCCCCCTAAGTGGGCGGATACCTATGCTGCCGCTCAGGCCGGGGCGACTTACAATGGCCAAGCCATCGGCTTGAACACACCCGTGACTCAGGTGGATTGGTGGGATGCTTATGCCTATGCCGCCTGGAGAGGTCAACGGCTCCCTACTGAGCAAGAGTGGGAAAAGGCAGCCCGGGGTGAAAAAGGCTTTTCCTTCCCTTGGGGCAATAAACCGGACAAAACCGCCGCCAATCTAGGGGATGACTACGATGCCAACGGCAAAGGCGGCACCGTCGATGGCTATAACCTCTGGGCACCTGTGGATCGCAAGACCCTGGATGTCAGTCCCTACGGAATCTGTGATATGGAGGGCAATGTCTCGGAATGGACCGCCTCGGAGCGTAAGGGCGAGCCTTGGCCTGCGCATCCCGATTACCCTGATCTTCGAGTCCCGGTGGTGCGTGGAGGTCACTTCGCTCTCAAAGGCACAAACGATCTGTTAATCACTCGTTACTTTGCCGAGTCCGCCTCGGAGTCCACTTTGGCTCGCGGCTTTCGCACCGCCAGCGACAGCCCTCCTGCGGCGAAGAAAAAATAA
- a CDS encoding PSD1 and planctomycete cytochrome C domain-containing protein yields MASAIIFRSVQGYSIARAGSSPTLHGKPEGMRIVVSNVNRLLIFLLLSGSSAFAVDFSREVLPVLQRACFECHGPEVAKAGLRLHEKVSALKGSDHQAVIIPGKPEASELLRRVSLPRQNKEAMPRRGTPLTTAEIATLTQWIQAGAVWPETVQTTQHWAYLPPVKTELPRVTWPQPHGDTNAIDAFVADKLNQQGLHASPQAAASTLLRRVFFDLTGLPPTQEDLARFLPDLTTPHLSDADYERLVDHLLASPEFGVKWARHWLDLARYADSHGFQRDDLRDIWGYRDWVVKALNDGMPFDQFTIEQVAGDLLPHPTPSQIVATGFHRCTPTNVEAGTEPEESRINQVIDRVNTTGAVWLGSTLECAQCHNHKYDPFSQKDYYQLLAYFNNTEKEAERTNPKTPGSIQFGGSPYTLTDPERDQARTKLHQQAETLQAKMDQLQATTKGPTPNPNPKSIIALKPLDIQSSAGAESETQKDQSVLFIGEAPATDVCLVSYELSAGEVTGFLLEALTHPSLPGEGPGRGDAKRPNFVLQHLEVTLVDSEGKSTPLTFKNAYASFSQTRFDVTGLIDQNPATGWAINPQFHQDHWAALALEKPLKITPGSKLQLRLVQEFGGGRTIGRLRFSAFTEAVETNLPATLASEDPKSTQNPVLAAMQKQMKAVEKQIDALKPATTEVMRELPKPRMTSIFKRGVYTDPAEPVKAAIPAVFETSIEGPANRLTLAHWLVSRDNPLTARVVVNRLWAEVFGQGIVTTVEDFGIKGAPPSHPELLDWLAVDFMDQGWSLKKALKQIVMSQTYRQSSQMRAGSKEAEMDAANVFLWHGPRFRLDAEAIRDNALTIANLISLEKGGEPIRPPQPDGLWIKVGGQKYNYQVSPGEKQYRRGLYVVLKRGAPYPSFVNFDASARMACVVKRGRSNTPLQALTLLNDPVYVEAAQTFAQRLMKESDVVSRIRLGFQLALAREPAKEELHVMKKLYDSQLPQGEAKATTALASALLNLDETITKG; encoded by the coding sequence GTGGCGTCTGCCATCATCTTCCGCAGTGTGCAGGGATACTCCATCGCCAGAGCAGGGTCTTCACCAACATTACACGGAAAGCCCGAGGGAATGCGTATCGTTGTCAGCAATGTGAATCGTTTGCTGATTTTCCTGCTGCTCTCCGGCTCTTCGGCCTTCGCTGTGGATTTTTCCCGCGAAGTCTTGCCGGTTTTGCAACGCGCTTGCTTTGAGTGCCATGGCCCCGAAGTGGCTAAGGCCGGGCTACGTTTGCATGAGAAGGTGAGTGCACTAAAAGGCAGTGACCACCAAGCCGTCATCATCCCCGGTAAACCCGAGGCAAGCGAGCTGCTGCGCCGCGTGTCTTTACCCCGCCAGAACAAGGAAGCCATGCCGAGACGCGGCACGCCTCTGACAACGGCGGAGATCGCGACTTTAACGCAGTGGATTCAAGCAGGCGCAGTTTGGCCTGAAACCGTTCAAACCACCCAACATTGGGCTTACCTCCCACCCGTGAAAACCGAGCTCCCTCGGGTGACTTGGCCACAGCCCCATGGCGACACCAATGCCATTGACGCTTTCGTCGCTGACAAGCTCAACCAACAGGGCTTGCATGCATCCCCCCAAGCTGCGGCGAGCACTCTGTTGCGGCGGGTGTTTTTCGATCTGACAGGTTTACCACCCACCCAGGAAGACCTCGCGCGCTTTCTGCCGGATCTCACCACACCTCATCTGTCCGATGCTGACTATGAGCGGCTCGTGGATCATCTGCTGGCCTCGCCCGAGTTTGGCGTGAAGTGGGCACGCCACTGGCTGGATCTCGCTCGGTATGCCGATTCCCATGGCTTCCAGCGTGATGACTTGCGCGATATCTGGGGTTATCGCGATTGGGTCGTGAAGGCGTTGAATGATGGCATGCCTTTTGATCAATTCACGATTGAACAAGTGGCTGGTGATCTCCTGCCCCATCCCACTCCTTCTCAAATCGTCGCCACAGGCTTTCACCGCTGCACGCCCACGAATGTGGAGGCGGGCACCGAACCCGAAGAAAGCCGCATCAATCAGGTCATTGATCGGGTCAATACCACGGGAGCCGTTTGGCTAGGAAGCACCCTGGAGTGTGCGCAATGCCATAACCATAAGTATGATCCATTCAGCCAAAAAGACTACTATCAGCTCCTAGCTTATTTCAACAACACAGAGAAGGAAGCCGAACGCACCAATCCCAAGACCCCCGGCTCGATTCAATTCGGCGGGAGCCCCTACACCTTGACCGATCCTGAACGGGATCAAGCACGCACCAAACTCCATCAACAAGCCGAGACTCTGCAGGCGAAGATGGATCAACTTCAGGCCACGACCAAAGGCCCCACGCCGAATCCCAACCCTAAGTCCATCATTGCCCTCAAACCCCTCGACATTCAATCTTCCGCTGGGGCTGAGTCTGAAACGCAGAAGGATCAGAGCGTACTTTTCATCGGCGAAGCTCCCGCGACAGACGTCTGTCTCGTCAGTTATGAATTGTCAGCGGGGGAGGTCACAGGCTTCCTGCTTGAAGCTTTAACCCACCCCTCTCTTCCCGGCGAAGGACCCGGTCGAGGAGATGCCAAACGGCCTAACTTCGTGTTGCAACATCTGGAGGTCACGCTTGTAGATTCCGAGGGCAAGTCAACACCCCTTACCTTCAAAAACGCTTACGCAAGCTTCTCACAGACCCGTTTCGATGTCACGGGCTTGATCGACCAAAACCCCGCGACGGGTTGGGCCATCAATCCCCAATTCCATCAAGATCACTGGGCGGCATTGGCACTGGAGAAGCCTCTGAAGATCACTCCGGGCAGCAAGTTGCAACTTCGTCTGGTGCAGGAATTCGGAGGTGGACGAACCATCGGGCGGTTGCGTTTCAGCGCCTTCACCGAAGCCGTCGAAACCAACCTTCCAGCCACTCTGGCTAGCGAAGATCCGAAAAGCACTCAAAACCCTGTACTGGCTGCCATGCAGAAGCAGATGAAGGCGGTGGAAAAGCAGATCGATGCCCTGAAGCCTGCCACCACAGAAGTCATGCGTGAGCTTCCCAAGCCTCGTATGACCTCCATTTTCAAACGCGGTGTTTATACCGATCCCGCAGAGCCCGTGAAGGCGGCCATTCCTGCGGTGTTCGAGACATCCATCGAAGGCCCCGCCAATCGCCTCACGCTGGCCCACTGGCTGGTCTCACGAGACAACCCACTCACTGCACGAGTGGTGGTGAATCGTCTTTGGGCTGAGGTTTTTGGCCAAGGCATCGTCACCACGGTGGAAGACTTTGGCATCAAAGGCGCACCACCCTCTCATCCGGAGTTGCTCGACTGGCTGGCCGTGGATTTCATGGATCAAGGGTGGAGCCTGAAGAAAGCCCTGAAGCAGATCGTGATGTCTCAGACTTACCGACAGAGCTCGCAGATGCGAGCGGGCAGCAAGGAAGCGGAGATGGATGCCGCCAATGTCTTCCTCTGGCATGGCCCACGCTTCCGACTCGATGCCGAAGCCATCCGTGACAATGCTCTCACCATCGCCAACCTCATCAGTCTGGAGAAAGGAGGCGAACCCATTCGCCCACCCCAACCCGATGGCCTGTGGATCAAGGTCGGCGGACAGAAGTATAATTACCAAGTCAGTCCGGGTGAAAAACAATATCGCAGGGGTCTCTATGTGGTGCTGAAGCGTGGTGCCCCCTATCCCAGCTTCGTCAATTTCGATGCCAGTGCCCGCATGGCCTGTGTGGTGAAGCGAGGGCGTAGCAACACGCCCCTTCAGGCTCTTACTTTGTTGAATGATCCAGTCTATGTGGAGGCCGCACAGACTTTCGCTCAACGGTTGATGAAGGAAAGCGACGTCGTCTCGCGCATTCGACTCGGGTTCCAGTTAGCTCTAGCACGCGAGCCAGCGAAGGAGGAGTTGCACGTGATGAAGAAGCTTTATGATTCCCAGCTACCCCAAGGCGAAGCAAAAGCCACGACAGCCTTAGCCAGTGCTCTGCTGAACTTGGATGAAACTATCACCAAGGGGTAG
- a CDS encoding PSD1 and planctomycete cytochrome C domain-containing protein — translation MVRLFIPYAVGLALIPLDSEAVDFSKQVRPILSENCFFCHGPDEAKREAGLRLDEEKTAKADNEGVIAVVPGDPDKSALIQRIVSTDPDEVMPPPKQHKEIPAAQIELLKQWIREGAPWGGHWSYEKVVRPEVRPIGESKGHPVDAFLLARLKEEKLSYSPEANAAVLVRRVALDLTGLPPTVEELQMFAPVSGGTLNPQAYEKLVDHYLAKPAFGEHWARQWLDLARYADSSGYPSDQPREIWLYRDWVVKALNANMPFDQFTIEQLAGDLLPKPTDDQLIATAFHRNTMTQNEGGTSDEEFRVAAIVDRVNTTFAVWMGTTLACAQCHTHKYDPLTQKEYFQIYAFLNQSADADKKDESPVHELVTPEVKRQREGWQKEITRLEAQFAQPSDAWLKGLEAWLATPPEVKDKKVSAALKVAAEKRSKDELKLIRTYYARYVSPDAKTERTRLSQLSQEMARTKPVTVPVMLDLPGKDRRKTQVQLRGNWQALGEVVHEGTPAVFPALPADAPRNRLTLARWLVSWENPLTARVTVNRLWESLFGIGIVRTSEEFGSQGELPFHPELLDWLAAEFMESGWDVKHMIKLLVTTRAYRQESSSTDELNERDPDNRLLARGPRFRPSGELLRDQALAVSGLLSPKMGGPAVRPLAPNMGLTTAFGRSNDWTVSEGEDRHRRSLYTEVRRNSPYPSFTTFDAPNREVCTIRRGRTNTPLQAFVTLNDPVFIEANQALARRVMSAEDKLAAMYEVCVSRQPSATERAALQKLHDEALTDYRADLESAQKMATEPLGPAPKGADLAELAAWTTVANVVMNLDEFLMRR, via the coding sequence ATGGTTCGTCTGTTTATTCCATATGCCGTTGGGCTCGCTCTGATTCCGTTGGATTCAGAGGCGGTGGATTTTTCCAAACAGGTTCGGCCGATCCTCTCAGAGAACTGTTTTTTCTGCCATGGTCCTGACGAAGCGAAGCGGGAAGCGGGGCTGCGACTCGATGAGGAAAAGACGGCCAAAGCGGACAATGAGGGAGTGATCGCTGTGGTGCCAGGGGACCCGGATAAGAGTGCCTTGATCCAACGCATCGTCTCCACCGATCCAGATGAAGTGATGCCGCCGCCTAAGCAGCACAAAGAGATCCCTGCGGCCCAAATCGAATTGCTCAAGCAATGGATTCGAGAAGGTGCCCCATGGGGAGGGCATTGGAGTTATGAAAAGGTCGTTAGGCCTGAGGTGCGACCAATCGGCGAATCGAAAGGCCATCCGGTGGATGCCTTTCTATTAGCTCGCTTGAAGGAGGAAAAACTGAGTTACAGCCCTGAAGCGAATGCGGCTGTGTTGGTTCGGAGGGTGGCTCTTGATCTGACGGGCCTCCCCCCCACGGTGGAAGAGTTGCAGATGTTTGCCCCCGTGTCGGGAGGGACTTTGAATCCGCAGGCTTACGAAAAGCTAGTGGATCATTATTTAGCCAAGCCCGCCTTCGGGGAGCATTGGGCACGCCAGTGGCTAGACCTCGCTCGTTATGCAGACAGCTCGGGTTACCCCAGTGATCAACCTCGCGAAATTTGGCTGTATCGAGACTGGGTGGTCAAAGCTTTGAATGCCAACATGCCGTTTGATCAATTTACGATTGAACAACTGGCGGGTGATCTCCTGCCGAAGCCCACCGACGATCAGCTCATCGCGACGGCTTTTCATCGCAATACGATGACGCAAAATGAAGGGGGCACGAGCGACGAAGAATTTCGTGTGGCGGCCATCGTGGATCGGGTCAATACCACCTTTGCCGTGTGGATGGGCACGACCCTGGCTTGCGCGCAATGCCACACCCATAAGTATGATCCGCTCACCCAGAAGGAATACTTTCAGATCTACGCTTTCCTGAATCAAAGCGCGGATGCGGATAAGAAAGATGAATCACCCGTGCATGAACTGGTAACGCCGGAGGTGAAGCGGCAACGGGAAGGCTGGCAAAAAGAGATCACACGGTTGGAGGCTCAGTTTGCTCAACCGTCAGACGCTTGGTTGAAGGGGCTGGAGGCTTGGTTAGCCACCCCACCTGAAGTCAAAGACAAGAAGGTGAGCGCAGCGCTGAAGGTAGCGGCGGAAAAACGCTCGAAGGATGAGCTGAAGCTGATCCGCACTTACTATGCGCGGTATGTCTCGCCAGATGCGAAAACTGAGCGCACCCGATTGAGCCAACTGAGCCAAGAGATGGCGCGGACCAAACCGGTCACGGTGCCGGTGATGCTGGATCTCCCAGGCAAAGATCGCCGCAAGACCCAGGTGCAACTGCGCGGCAACTGGCAGGCACTCGGTGAGGTAGTTCATGAAGGCACTCCCGCCGTATTTCCGGCTCTCCCAGCCGATGCGCCGCGCAATCGGCTGACGCTTGCTCGCTGGCTGGTCAGCTGGGAGAATCCACTGACCGCGCGGGTAACCGTGAATCGCTTGTGGGAGAGTTTGTTCGGCATCGGTATCGTGCGCACGAGCGAGGAATTTGGCAGTCAGGGCGAGTTGCCGTTTCATCCAGAACTGCTGGACTGGCTGGCCGCCGAGTTCATGGAGAGTGGGTGGGATGTGAAGCACATGATCAAACTCTTGGTGACGACGCGGGCTTATCGTCAGGAGTCTTCCAGCACCGATGAACTGAACGAGCGTGATCCTGATAACCGCTTGTTGGCTCGGGGGCCTCGTTTCCGACCAAGCGGTGAACTGTTGCGCGATCAAGCCTTAGCCGTGAGTGGCCTGCTGAGTCCGAAAATGGGTGGACCTGCGGTCCGTCCGCTGGCTCCGAATATGGGCCTTACAACGGCCTTTGGGCGCAGCAATGACTGGACTGTGAGTGAGGGAGAGGATCGCCACCGCCGCAGCCTTTATACCGAGGTTCGCCGCAATAGCCCTTATCCCAGCTTTACCACCTTCGATGCGCCGAATCGTGAAGTCTGTACCATTCGTCGGGGACGCACCAACACACCCCTTCAAGCTTTTGTGACTCTCAATGACCCGGTGTTCATCGAGGCCAATCAAGCCTTGGCGCGCCGAGTCATGAGTGCCGAGGATAAGCTGGCGGCCATGTATGAAGTTTGTGTTTCACGTCAGCCGTCGGCGACAGAGCGTGCCGCTCTCCAGAAGCTTCACGATGAGGCGCTGACCGACTATCGAGCCGATCTTGAGTCCGCTCAAAAGATGGCGACTGAACCGCTAGGACCTGCTCCGAAAGGAGCCGACTTGGCAGAACTCGCCGCCTGGACCACGGTGGCCAACGTGGTGATGAACCTCGATGAGTTTTTGATGCGGAGATAA
- a CDS encoding DUF1501 domain-containing protein encodes MNPVRHDSLQFTTRRAFLSSAGQFSLGAIALQALQGQGQASPSVVNPMAPRVSHHAAKAKRVIYLHMSGAPPHLDLFDYKPELVKHDGENCPDSILKGRTFAFTTGVPKLMGTPRSFQRYGQAGMWMSDACPNFHTIADEITMVRSMFTDQFNHAPAELLLFTGHTRQGRPSLGSWATYGLGTENQDLPGFVTLISSGTQPSGGQGLWGSGFIPSVYQGVQCRSKGDPVLYVSDPAGMSRSMRRRTLDALREINESQVAELGHPETVTRIAQYELAYRMQMSVPEVMDISKEPSKVIEEYGAKPGEASFANNCLLARRLVEKGVRFVQLFDWGWDFHGTSEASGITDGLTKKMAETDKPVAALIKDLKQRGLLEDTLVIWGGEFGRTPFREGRTAASKILGRDHYPDCFTLFMAGGGVKSGFDYGSTDELGFGIAEKKVHVHDFQATVMHLLGFNHERFTYRFQGRDYRLTDVHGHVVHDLLV; translated from the coding sequence ATGAACCCCGTCCGCCACGACAGTCTTCAGTTCACCACGCGCCGCGCTTTTCTAAGCAGCGCAGGGCAGTTCAGTCTCGGGGCCATCGCCTTGCAGGCACTGCAGGGGCAGGGCCAAGCCTCGCCATCGGTGGTCAATCCTATGGCGCCACGTGTGTCGCATCATGCGGCCAAGGCGAAGCGGGTGATCTACCTGCACATGTCGGGGGCACCGCCACATCTGGACCTGTTTGATTACAAACCGGAGTTGGTGAAACACGATGGTGAAAATTGCCCGGACTCCATTCTGAAAGGGCGCACCTTTGCCTTCACCACTGGTGTGCCTAAGCTCATGGGCACTCCGCGCAGCTTCCAGCGTTACGGTCAGGCAGGCATGTGGATGAGTGATGCCTGTCCTAACTTCCACACCATCGCGGATGAGATCACCATGGTGCGGTCCATGTTCACGGATCAGTTCAACCATGCGCCGGCGGAGTTGCTGCTGTTCACGGGGCACACCCGTCAGGGCAGGCCCTCCCTCGGCTCATGGGCCACATACGGGTTGGGCACGGAAAACCAGGACTTGCCCGGGTTTGTAACCCTCATCTCCAGCGGCACTCAGCCAAGCGGTGGGCAGGGGCTGTGGGGCAGTGGTTTCATCCCCTCCGTTTATCAGGGCGTTCAGTGCCGCAGTAAGGGCGATCCCGTGCTGTATGTCTCCGACCCCGCAGGCATGAGCCGCAGCATGCGCCGCCGCACCTTGGATGCGCTGCGGGAGATCAATGAGAGCCAAGTGGCTGAACTCGGGCATCCCGAGACGGTCACCCGCATTGCGCAGTATGAGCTGGCCTATCGCATGCAGATGAGTGTGCCGGAGGTGATGGATATCTCCAAAGAACCTTCCAAGGTCATTGAGGAGTATGGTGCCAAGCCGGGGGAGGCGAGCTTTGCCAACAACTGCCTTTTAGCTCGACGTCTCGTGGAGAAGGGCGTGCGTTTTGTGCAGCTCTTCGATTGGGGGTGGGACTTCCATGGCACGTCGGAGGCCTCCGGCATCACCGATGGTCTGACGAAAAAGATGGCCGAGACGGACAAACCCGTGGCGGCTCTTATTAAAGATCTCAAACAGCGGGGCTTGCTGGAAGACACGCTGGTCATCTGGGGCGGTGAATTTGGCCGCACCCCCTTCCGAGAAGGCCGCACCGCAGCGAGTAAGATCCTCGGACGCGATCACTACCCCGATTGCTTCACCCTCTTCATGGCAGGTGGCGGGGTGAAATCAGGCTTCGACTACGGCAGCACGGATGAGCTCGGCTTCGGCATCGCTGAGAAAAAGGTCCATGTGCATGATTTCCAAGCCACGGTGATGCATTTGCTGGGTTTCAATCACGAGCGCTTTACCTATCGCTTCCAGGGACGTGACTATCGCCTGACGGATGTTCACGGCCATGTGGTGCACGATCTTTTGGTCTAA